One Gloeothece verrucosa PCC 7822 DNA window includes the following coding sequences:
- a CDS encoding Uma2 family endonuclease, whose product MFLELKRLYVPPGERVLLRDVSWQEFEEVLRELGDGRAARLSYSYGVLEIMTPLPEHEKVKGLLGEFVRIIVDELGWECEPFGSTTFKSERMDQGVEPDESFYFQNTELVRGKDKIDLTVDPPPDLTIEVDITSRTRFDNYLLLGVPELWRYDGHRLQINLLQEGVYLESKVSSIFPMLSLVDRIPEMIRPCKVLGRSATVRAFRSWVREQLNKAE is encoded by the coding sequence ATGTTTTTGGAGTTGAAGCGGCTTTATGTGCCACCGGGAGAAAGGGTTTTATTGAGGGATGTTTCTTGGCAAGAGTTTGAGGAAGTTTTGCGAGAGTTGGGGGATGGGAGAGCGGCTAGGTTGTCTTATAGTTATGGGGTTTTGGAGATTATGACTCCTCTGCCAGAACATGAAAAGGTTAAGGGTTTGTTGGGAGAGTTTGTTAGGATTATTGTTGATGAATTGGGGTGGGAATGTGAACCTTTTGGATCGACTACTTTTAAGAGTGAACGGATGGATCAAGGGGTGGAACCGGATGAGTCTTTTTATTTTCAAAATACGGAGTTAGTGAGAGGAAAGGATAAGATTGATTTGACTGTTGATCCGCCGCCTGATTTGACCATTGAAGTTGATATTACTTCTCGTACTCGTTTTGATAATTATTTACTTTTAGGGGTTCCTGAGTTGTGGCGATATGATGGTCATAGGTTACAAATTAATTTGCTTCAGGAGGGTGTTTATCTTGAGTCTAAGGTGAGTAGTATTTTTCCGATGTTGTCTTTAGTTGATCGGATTCCTGAAATGATCCGACCGTGTAAAGTTTTGGGCAGAAGTGCGACGGTTAGAGCTTTTCGGAGTTGGGTTAGAGAACAGTTAAATAAGGCTGAATAG